The proteins below are encoded in one region of Maribacter aestuarii:
- the gldN gene encoding gliding motility protein GldN, whose translation MNWKNVLVISALAFLPASIVAQANILNAKKPQEIGVRTEEQKSVDNDAPLDYGYVDDRDILWSKTLWETIDLDERVNFPLYYPTDTMDIGRDRRSLYHVLIKNIKNGNLEVYADSYFTEKRKFGDLSASLQKTDTLDYGYEQINAGETVSEEFITRRNITAAEIEEYHIKGIWYFDKRQGELKYRLLGIAPVAPDVNFMDDENPDMVELFWVWYPDARQILHDAKVFNQRNSAQPISYDMLLNARRFNAVIYKEDNVHGDRKVNDYIADNALFQLLEAKRIKEVIRDREQDMWAY comes from the coding sequence ATGAATTGGAAAAATGTTTTAGTTATAAGTGCTCTAGCTTTTTTGCCCGCATCCATAGTGGCGCAGGCAAATATCTTGAACGCTAAAAAACCCCAGGAAATCGGGGTTAGAACTGAAGAGCAGAAATCTGTTGATAATGATGCTCCTTTAGATTATGGTTACGTTGATGATAGGGACATTCTTTGGTCCAAAACACTATGGGAAACCATAGATTTGGATGAGAGGGTCAACTTTCCGTTATACTACCCAACAGATACTATGGATATTGGTCGCGATAGAAGGTCCTTATACCATGTCCTGATAAAAAATATTAAGAACGGTAATTTGGAGGTCTATGCAGATTCTTATTTTACCGAAAAAAGAAAGTTCGGTGATTTATCAGCTTCTTTGCAAAAGACAGATACGCTAGATTACGGTTACGAGCAAATCAACGCAGGTGAAACAGTTTCTGAAGAATTCATTACCCGAAGAAACATTACAGCTGCTGAAATTGAGGAGTATCATATAAAAGGTATCTGGTACTTTGACAAAAGGCAAGGTGAACTAAAATATCGTTTGCTGGGGATAGCACCAGTTGCTCCCGATGTTAACTTTATGGACGATGAAAATCCTGATATGGTTGAACTTTTTTGGGTATGGTACCCGGATGCGCGTCAAATTTTACATGACGCAAAGGTTTTCAACCAGCGTAATTCAGCACAGCCAATTTCTTATGACATGTTGCTCAATGCGAGAAGGTTCAATGCGGTCATTTATAAAGAGGACAACGTCCACGGAGACCGTAAGGTTAATGACTACATAGCAGATAATGCACTGTTCCAATTACTCGAGGCTAAACGTATTAAAGAGGTCATCCGAGATAGGGAACAAGATATGTGGGCCTACTAG